The genome window aagaagaagcttgGGTTTGGGccacagctcaatggtagagtacttcctgcctagcatgcacaagaacCTGAGTCCCAGTGctagccaaaaaataaaaaataaaaaaaaaaaaataaaaaaaaattggacacaGACATATCTCCAGGGGGAAAAACAGATAGAGACACTGAAACCACCTGGAAACCAAGGAAATAGGACTCAGGAAGAATCAAACCTGTACACACCTTGATCCTAGACGTCTAGCCCTCAGGACTATGAGGCAATAAGTTTCTGTTGCTTAAGGCACCCAGATTTTAGTACTTTGTTATTTAAGCCCTAGAAAGTCAATATATCCTAGGAAGCACAgatatgaattatttataaaacatatataaaccaATGAACAGGCTTCCTCAAAGTTGGATGTCTGGTGGCACAGGTTGAAGAATAAGATATTCGGTACCACTTAAGAATTAGTAGAGAAAAAAACTCTGCTactatctatatttttctttggaCTCACAAATTAAGTTACAACCATTCCCTAATGAATGGGGATGCTACACTCATTATTACTAGCAACTTAATGGCATTTTGTTGTATCAGTGATGTTTTCTACCCACGTGGCTGAGATTAAACAGACTGTAAAGGAAGAGGAGTTTTGATGAGTAAAAGAATCCAGAAAGAAGAGGGAAGACAGGTTTGGAATCTGTACAATACTTGGCACAGAAAGTGGCAAGAAAGCTTATGTGCCCAAAGACTCAGAAATCCAGGAAGCTACGGAGAAGCCACTTTTGTTGGGGCCAAATGCCCTGCACATCATAGGCAACAGCAGCTCAGGAGTTTTATCTGCTCCTCACTTCAGTCACAGTCAAGGTGGGTCCAGACTCCATCAGCAGTGATTTCCTCTCAGGAAGTAGAGAATAGACTATTGCAGGGCTGTTCATCTCTCAGAGAAAGAGAGCCAGGTGCCATCTCTCTCTCACTTCCTTCTGTGCCAAGGTAAACACTGTTCCAAGTATGACCTTATTGTGCCACAATCTCCATTTGAATTACATTTTCTTCAGAGTAGCTCAAAGCACTTCTGATAGAAAatgcttcctttttcattttccatatacTTTGTGCTGTGCAAACTGCAGACCTACAATTTATCTCTCTCTAAAGCCCACAATACGCAGAGCAGGCATGTTACCAATTGCTTTGGTCTGGCCTCAGCATCACAACAAATCTCCTTTACTGCACCCCATGAACCCCATGGACTTACAGCTGGCCCTACCTCCTTCTGCGTTCGTCTTTTCCACACCTGTCATCAAAATGCTGGGTTTTCCTTTCAACATTGTAGGAAACAAAAACAGAGACACTACGTGGTATGTGCAAAGCCACACTACGTAAGAGAAATACCTAGAAATTTACCTGATACtaacagaaatgagaaaacatGACACCATACAAAAATATCTTTCTGTAGTGTACGTAAGAGAAAGCAGAAagcatataattaaaaattcataataacTTTTCAACATTCAAGCATGTGTGGATCCTAGGATGAAAGTTaagaataaaatgtcatttgaaGATGAAAGATGCACTTAATACTCTAAAAACAGCATTATTGGTTTTATAAGATTGTAATCTTTCCAGTCCCTCTTTGGTCAATATCATCTTCCATCCCCAGAGTTTGAAAAACACATTCTATGTATTGACTACCAGTTTTTGCaaacagaaatcaaagaagagaTTCTTTTCCCCCAGAGGCAAAGACAGCTTTAGGGCTGTTCTTGGccatgagtttaaaaaaaaacaacaaaaaacaagtttCAATTTTTCCTTCTACCCGGGATGAATGGCCACTCTGAGAAGTATTTGGGCTCTTTAGATGAAAGTGGTAGTAATTCTTCAGCTTATTTTATGGAAACTTTATAAGAAAAAACTGTGGAACACTAAATATTGCAAACaacaaatgttattaatttaaGAACAGTTGCCTATCTTTGACCTTATAAAAGTTTGATTATCTTAATGAAAGTCAACTACTTATAAGAGAACTGTTTTATTGAGCCAGTACCTATGATACTTTCCCACAGCAAAATTGAAGGTGCCTCTTTAGGCTCCTTAGCACCCATGGATGCTTTTGCCTGTATATTTTGTGTAGTGACCAAAACATCTGAAGAAGTATACACCAGACTTCCCAACCAACAGGAGGGATTTGGAGAGAAGAGTTCCTGACTCAGAAATGTATCACTTAGGGATGGTTCATAGGAAATTCTCACCAGAGTTGTCTTTCTCTAAAGAGCTGAAGCCAAAGACTGtaagtaattaaatattttatgtctgaAACTATACTCATGAGCCTTACTGATAGCTTGACCCTCACACTACAGAGGTGAGAAAAGAAATCCAGAGGGGACATGTGCTCTGTTTTAGTAATATAGTTGCCTAGTGTTCAAGCCAGAATGAAACCCATGTTTCCTGACTCTAAATCCCAGGACTCATTCCATATTTGTACATTATCTATGGTGTTGTCATTTCTGCCTTTACATGTCTATACAACTCGATAGCACATTGCTACAACTCAGTAATGTGCCCTGGAATCAGCAGCTCTCACAGATTCCTCAAGAGTTCCTCCCTACCTGCCTTCCAAACTCCTCTTTAGGGGCTGTAGGTTCCAGTATGCCCTCTGCAGgcgagaaaaaaaaaatctgttgctTGTTAAGTCAAGGGGCCCAGACCAGGGCCAGTCATGGGTTGAATCTACCTTGAGGAGTTTGGAAATGCTGAACATCTGCTGAGTTCTCTCAGAGTCCCCTAGCGGAGGAGGGTTTACCCAGGGCCAGCACATGCATGCTGGGCAGCACCTCCAAGCAAATCCACACCTCAATAGGGCTGGGCTTTTGGTTCAAGGTGGTGAGTAAGGGTTAAAAGCGTGAGCTATGGAGTAGCATTGCAGAGTTCTAACTGATGGATCTGCTTTCTAATAGTTTCATTGCCTTcaagttatttaaatattctgtgtctcagtttcctctttataaaatggagataacaggCAATAATCTACCTTCTAGCATggtatatgaaatttaaataaactaatGAATATGAAAAACATAGCCTGGGGCCCAATACAGAAACATTGGGGCCATGACTAGTACTGTGAATATTACTGCTACTCTTCTGAAATGAAACCATTTTTAACTATAAACTGGACTTTGTGATTTTGCCATCCAGTATGATTTGGAGCCTAATTagccaatgttttctttttcttttaatttttagaacatTTGCATGATACCGTAAACAAATAATTTAGGGAAAtggcgtgtgtgtgtatgtgtgtgtgtgtgtgttaatcagCTGTTAGTTTAAGAATATATCCCAAGTGTCATAGTAAATTACCCTGTTTGAAAACAGGTTGAGCATTTCACCTATAGTACTTCTTAGAAGCCATACATTCACGTTGAAAGTACAGTTGGTACTTTGGAGCTGTTCCCTTCATTACCTTGGGCTTCGTTCTAATGAAACCCTTTTATAGTGAATATCTAGGCACTCAATATGGATTGGCCAAATATCCTCTTGGAAGTGTTACCTCTACACTGTAAAAGAGAGGTCTTGTTAAAGGGTCATGAGAACCAAAAACTGCCTCTTAATAGTAGGGAACCATAGAACAAAAACTGCTTCACCCCTTCCAGGAAAGTGCAAAGTCGCCTGTCCTCTTACCACGAACTCTTCCAAAGTCTGATAGGTCTTGCCCCGGAACTGGCAGTAGTTCTTCCTCTCCTTGCACTGCGGGCAGCACTGGCTCCTGTGGAGGTGGATGCAGCGCGGGTGCAGCCTTGGGCACTTGGGCTGTGCGCACAGCGGCCCCTCCTCAGTgcacaggcacgggcaggcaGAGGGACCCGGCGCGAACTTCTCCCCAATAGCGTACACGAAGCCACTCTCGTCCACGCAGCCCTTCCCTCGGTAGTCTGGGTACGCGTACTCCTCAAGCAGCTCTGGTGTAGGCGCGAGTTCCTGGCTGATCGCGTCCTGGGCGGCTGCGGCCGGGATCTCCTCTTGGGGGGTGTCCCCGCGAGGTCGGACCTGCAAGTCCCCGGCCTTGGCGCCCCCGCCTTGGACACCCCAGGCCTGCTTCTGCTTGCTCCACGCTTCGCGGCTGGAGAACCCACAGTTGCTCTTGCTCTTCCAGTCCCGGGCACTGCTGCCCTCGTCTC of Marmota flaviventris isolate mMarFla1 chromosome 12, mMarFla1.hap1, whole genome shotgun sequence contains these proteins:
- the LOC114081242 gene encoding brorin, with the protein product MPSSTAMAVGALSSSLLVTCCLMVALCSPSIPLEKLAQAPEQPGQEKREYASQEGPGRVSELRRAARDEGSSARDWKSKSNCGFSSREAWSKQKQAWGVQGGGAKAGDLQVRPRGDTPQEEIPAAAAQDAISQELAPTPELLEEYAYPDYRGKGCVDESGFVYAIGEKFAPGPSACPCLCTEEGPLCAQPKCPRLHPRCIHLHRSQCCPQCKERKNYCQFRGKTYQTLEEFVVSPCEWCLCEANGEVLCTVSACPQTECVDPVYEPDQCCPICKNGPNCFAETAVIPAGREVKTDKCTICHCTYEE